A section of the Sphingomonas ginsenosidivorax genome encodes:
- a CDS encoding terminase yields MAQIDLDEPTRPQLAALFGCSSRWIGELRSKGDLPADGSSLLENIEAWAQTKYGVDDVDPDSLDKEQQQARLAKEQADAKAMDNAERSKELASLPDMVAAGAGVIVMIVAQLQQVGARVAKGDTKLRSRVDAEINNVLTDLSMARIEEARGGGFDEGEPEDEAGA; encoded by the coding sequence GTGGCGCAAATCGACCTCGACGAGCCGACCCGGCCGCAGCTCGCCGCGCTCTTCGGCTGCTCCAGCCGGTGGATCGGCGAGCTCCGGTCGAAGGGCGACCTGCCCGCCGACGGATCCTCGCTGCTCGAGAACATCGAAGCTTGGGCGCAGACGAAATACGGCGTCGATGACGTTGATCCGGATTCGCTCGATAAGGAACAGCAGCAGGCCCGCCTCGCCAAAGAGCAGGCCGATGCGAAGGCGATGGATAATGCCGAGCGCAGCAAGGAGCTCGCATCGCTCCCTGACATGGTTGCCGCCGGCGCGGGCGTGATCGTCATGATCGTCGCCCAGCTGCAGCAGGTCGGCGCCCGGGTTGCCAAGGGTGACACGAAGCTCCGGTCGCGCGTCGACGCCGAGATCAACAACGTCCTTACCGACTTGAGCATGGCCCGGATCGAAGAGGCGCGCGGCGGGGGCTTTGATGAGGGCGAGCCCGAAGACGAAGCCGGCGCCTGA
- a CDS encoding phage terminase large subunit family protein yields the protein MAEHARSDHGARIRLFPFQADIADAFTDPETSQLSVRKSSRIGYSTILQCFVAWRIKFDPARTLIYQPTIDDAEKFSRDDLDPVLQWPIVRSVATFKPRHADNQIRAKRYKGGWIQIKGANSPKEFRRVTADDVFLEECDGYAMTFQTALNAGSWA from the coding sequence ATGGCAGAGCACGCGCGATCGGACCACGGCGCACGCATCCGGCTATTCCCGTTTCAGGCCGACATCGCCGACGCGTTCACCGATCCGGAGACGTCTCAGCTGTCGGTCAGGAAGAGCAGCCGCATCGGCTACTCGACGATCCTGCAGTGCTTCGTCGCCTGGCGCATCAAGTTCGACCCTGCGCGCACGCTGATCTACCAGCCGACGATCGACGACGCGGAGAAGTTCAGCCGCGACGATCTCGACCCGGTGCTGCAGTGGCCGATCGTCCGGTCTGTCGCGACGTTCAAGCCGCGGCATGCCGACAACCAGATCAGGGCCAAACGCTACAAGGGCGGCTGGATCCAGATCAAGGGCGCGAACAGCCCGAAGGAGTTTCGCCGCGTCACCGCGGACGACGTGTTCCTCGAGGAATGCGACGGCTACGCGATGACGTTCCAAACCGCGTTGAACGCCGGCTCGTGGGCGTAA
- a CDS encoding DUF6894 family protein, which translates to MPKFFFNVFNSEITTDYDGIEARDIEDAKLRARREFRSLIAATVIDTAELITDHRIDILNSERERVGQVYLRDVLTIRDPQGQKIDLPAKSSPKPR; encoded by the coding sequence GTGCCCAAGTTCTTCTTCAATGTCTTCAACAGCGAGATTACCACCGATTACGACGGCATCGAAGCACGTGATATCGAAGACGCTAAGCTGCGGGCGCGACGGGAGTTTCGCTCTCTGATTGCCGCGACGGTAATTGATACTGCAGAACTGATTACAGATCACCGCATCGACATTCTAAATTCGGAACGCGAGCGAGTCGGGCAAGTCTACCTCCGCGACGTACTGACAATTCGCGACCCGCAAGGTCAGAAGATTGATCTTCCCGCTAAATCGTCACCGAAACCGCGATGA
- a CDS encoding LexA family protein, protein MPNIQLYDVPFELIPREVPFVLCRTPAGFPSPAQDDMEEPIDLGAWLVEHPAASYIMRVDGESMVGAGINDGDLIVVNRAKSPRAGSIVVALVHGDRTLKRLRQMGNRYWLIPEAEGYPHTLVDENVEIWGVVVGVARQVR, encoded by the coding sequence ATGCCTAATATCCAGCTTTATGACGTGCCCTTCGAACTTATCCCACGTGAGGTGCCGTTCGTTCTGTGCAGGACGCCAGCAGGTTTCCCTTCCCCGGCGCAGGACGACATGGAGGAGCCGATCGACCTCGGCGCCTGGCTCGTCGAGCACCCGGCAGCGAGCTACATCATGCGCGTCGACGGCGAATCGATGGTCGGCGCGGGGATCAACGACGGCGACCTGATTGTCGTGAACCGGGCGAAGTCGCCCCGGGCCGGCTCAATTGTCGTCGCGTTGGTTCACGGCGATCGAACGCTGAAGCGCCTGCGTCAGATGGGCAACCGATATTGGCTGATCCCGGAGGCCGAAGGGTATCCGCATACGCTCGTCGACGAGAACGTGGAGATCTGGGGCGTCGTGGTCGGCGTCGCGCGGCAAGTCCGGTGA
- a CDS encoding Y-family DNA polymerase: MTAPIALIDCNNYYVSCERAFDSSLVGVPVIVLSNNDGCAIARSAEAKALGIKMGDPVHLLRDKIRAHGIRVLSSNYALYGDMQRRVIAACDAFARDFEIYSIDETFLDLSGFEGQDLVAHANAMRARVRKWTTIPTCVGIGTSKTLAKLGNAAAKKNPMFDGVADLRDDGVRTWVMDRFPVGDVWGVGRATARKLEALGIEHAGALRDMPMKQARAVGTVVLERLVAELRGVPSDVVETIEPRRKGMAVTRSFGTPVTDFPTLFGALSQYAMRAGEKLRSHGLVAGRLTAFFHTNQHKPDRPQYAGSRTVSLHPMTSDSLELIAAAKRGAERAWRDGYAYTKAGVMLDDLVAADLRPRTLFEAGTEKRDRLMNAIDEINGRFGKFAAVTASQGFKREWKMRSEMRSPSWTTDLNEVPTVRAR; the protein is encoded by the coding sequence GTGACCGCGCCGATCGCGCTGATCGACTGCAACAACTACTACGTCTCCTGCGAGCGGGCTTTCGACAGCAGCCTAGTCGGCGTGCCGGTGATCGTGTTGTCGAACAACGACGGGTGCGCGATCGCGCGGTCGGCCGAGGCGAAAGCGCTTGGGATCAAGATGGGCGATCCGGTTCATCTGCTGCGTGACAAGATCCGCGCGCACGGCATCCGCGTACTGTCGTCGAATTACGCCCTCTACGGAGACATGCAGCGCCGCGTCATCGCCGCGTGCGACGCGTTCGCGCGTGATTTCGAGATCTACTCGATCGACGAGACCTTCCTCGACCTGTCCGGCTTCGAAGGCCAGGACCTAGTTGCCCATGCCAACGCCATGCGCGCTCGGGTCCGGAAGTGGACGACGATTCCGACCTGCGTTGGCATCGGAACGTCGAAGACGCTGGCGAAGCTGGGCAACGCCGCGGCCAAGAAGAACCCGATGTTCGACGGCGTCGCTGACCTGCGCGACGATGGCGTCCGAACATGGGTGATGGACCGCTTCCCCGTCGGCGATGTGTGGGGCGTTGGAAGGGCTACCGCGCGCAAGCTCGAGGCGCTCGGTATCGAGCATGCTGGCGCGCTGCGGGATATGCCGATGAAACAGGCGCGTGCCGTCGGAACGGTCGTGCTCGAGCGGCTCGTCGCCGAGTTGCGCGGCGTGCCGTCGGACGTCGTCGAGACGATTGAACCTCGGCGGAAGGGCATGGCGGTCACCCGATCCTTCGGCACGCCAGTGACCGACTTCCCCACGCTGTTCGGCGCCCTATCGCAATACGCCATGCGTGCCGGCGAAAAGCTGCGCTCGCACGGCTTGGTCGCCGGCCGGCTGACCGCCTTCTTTCACACGAACCAGCACAAGCCGGACCGCCCTCAATATGCCGGCTCCCGAACGGTGTCGCTCCATCCGATGACGAGCGACAGCCTTGAGCTCATCGCAGCCGCCAAGCGCGGCGCTGAACGCGCGTGGCGCGATGGCTATGCCTATACGAAGGCCGGTGTGATGCTTGACGACCTGGTCGCCGCAGATCTTCGGCCACGCACGCTATTCGAAGCGGGGACCGAGAAGCGCGATCGCCTCATGAACGCGATCGACGAGATCAACGGCCGGTTCGGCAAGTTCGCAGCGGTGACCGCGTCTCAGGGATTCAAACGCGAGTGGAAGATGCGGTCCGAAATGCGGTCCCCGTCGTGGACGACTGACCTCAACGAAGTGCCGACCGTTCGCGCACGCTGA
- a CDS encoding SDR family oxidoreductase, with amino-acid sequence MSARMELAGKVAVVTGAAGGIGRAIARSLAVRGCHVALADVNEDGLTETAALIGNSVRVTRHSLDVANRDAVAAFPAVVLAAHGHVDVVVNNAGVALSGSFAQLTEAEFDWLLDINLHGVVRMSRAFLPLLQQREQAQLVNLSSLFGIIAPPGQSAYAGRGTGGPRLDRPGSRLAHVRRHRGRHPHPRPTRRAQDPSAVLCDPALLGERFDRADRRRSA; translated from the coding sequence ATGAGCGCCCGGATGGAACTTGCCGGCAAGGTGGCGGTAGTGACTGGCGCAGCGGGCGGAATAGGCCGTGCAATCGCGCGATCGTTGGCCGTGCGTGGCTGTCACGTCGCGCTGGCCGACGTGAATGAGGACGGGCTGACTGAAACCGCCGCATTGATCGGCAACAGCGTCCGCGTCACCCGTCACAGCCTCGATGTTGCGAACCGCGATGCTGTCGCCGCCTTTCCGGCTGTGGTTCTGGCCGCGCACGGGCACGTCGACGTGGTCGTCAACAATGCTGGTGTCGCCCTGAGTGGTTCCTTCGCACAGCTCACCGAGGCGGAGTTCGACTGGCTCTTGGACATCAACCTGCACGGCGTCGTCCGCATGTCACGCGCGTTCCTGCCGCTGCTACAGCAGCGTGAGCAGGCACAGCTGGTCAACCTCTCCAGTCTGTTCGGAATTATCGCACCACCCGGACAGAGCGCTTATGCCGGGCGCGGCACTGGCGGTCCTCGACTTGACCGGCCCGGCTCTCGTCTCGCTCATGTTCGACGGCACCGAGGACGTCATCCTCACCCGCGCCCGACCCGGCGGGCGCAAGATCCGTCAGCCGTTCTTTGCGATCCCGCTCTTCTTGGTGAACGATTTGACCGGGCCGATCGGCGACGATCTGCATGA
- a CDS encoding flavin-containing monooxygenase — MAGMEHLDVLVVGAGLSGIDAAFWLKTGNATRSWAIFEGRDAIGGTWDLFRYPGIRSDSDMTTLGFPFRPWRGEKAIAAGEDIRDYIRDTAAAFEIDAKVRLRHRVTTAHWSSADALWIVSYTVDGIAAQLTCRFLFLCSGYYDYAAGHSPTWPGMDAFAGQVVHPQFWPDELSVAGKDVVVVGSGATAVTLVPAMVDQGAAHVTMLQRSPTYIVSRPSRDDRAETLRRWLHDKVAEAAVRWKNIGYGIFVYGVSRRKPHVLKQKIRQQQRAMLGPDFDIATHLTPRYDPWDQRLCLVPDGDLFKVLRNGRASIATDEIAQFTRDGLQLKSGKAIPADIVVTATGLKVQLMGGARLTVDGALVDPGKRLLYKGAMLDGVPNLAFAIGYTNASWTLKCDLTSQFVRRLLDHMDRRKMDSVVPVSPSSTAGNEPILDLSSGYVQRAADLLPRQGASAPWKVKQNYLRDLLAFRTGRIDDGVLRFGRRDLAAERAA, encoded by the coding sequence ATGGCCGGTATGGAGCACCTGGACGTGCTGGTGGTAGGCGCCGGTCTGTCGGGGATCGACGCCGCGTTCTGGTTGAAGACTGGCAATGCCACGCGAAGCTGGGCGATCTTCGAGGGGCGCGATGCGATCGGCGGCACGTGGGATCTGTTCCGCTATCCGGGGATTCGCTCGGATTCGGACATGACGACGCTGGGCTTCCCATTCCGCCCGTGGCGAGGTGAGAAAGCGATCGCCGCGGGTGAGGATATCCGCGACTATATCCGCGACACCGCGGCAGCGTTCGAAATCGACGCCAAGGTGCGACTGCGTCACCGCGTCACGACTGCACACTGGTCCTCGGCAGACGCGCTGTGGATCGTGTCGTATACCGTCGATGGCATCGCGGCCCAGCTGACCTGCCGCTTCCTGTTCCTATGTTCTGGCTATTACGACTATGCCGCGGGGCATTCGCCGACCTGGCCGGGAATGGACGCGTTCGCGGGACAGGTCGTCCACCCGCAATTCTGGCCAGACGAGCTTTCGGTGGCGGGTAAGGACGTCGTGGTCGTGGGTTCGGGTGCGACCGCGGTGACGCTGGTTCCGGCAATGGTCGACCAGGGCGCCGCACATGTTACGATGCTCCAGCGATCGCCGACCTATATCGTCTCGCGGCCGTCACGCGACGATCGCGCCGAGACGTTGCGCCGCTGGCTGCATGACAAGGTAGCGGAGGCGGCGGTTCGGTGGAAGAATATCGGCTACGGCATTTTCGTCTACGGCGTGTCGCGGCGCAAACCACATGTGTTGAAGCAGAAGATCAGGCAACAGCAGCGAGCGATGCTGGGGCCGGACTTCGACATCGCCACTCACCTGACGCCGCGCTACGATCCGTGGGACCAGCGGCTGTGCCTCGTCCCTGACGGCGATCTGTTTAAGGTGCTGCGCAACGGGCGGGCGTCGATCGCAACCGACGAGATCGCGCAGTTCACGCGTGACGGTCTCCAGTTGAAGAGCGGCAAGGCCATCCCCGCCGACATCGTCGTGACCGCGACGGGGCTCAAGGTGCAGCTCATGGGCGGCGCACGACTGACCGTCGATGGCGCCCTCGTCGATCCGGGCAAGCGGCTGCTTTACAAGGGGGCGATGCTAGACGGTGTGCCCAATCTCGCTTTCGCGATCGGCTACACCAATGCGTCCTGGACGCTCAAATGCGACCTGACGTCGCAGTTCGTTCGCCGCCTGCTCGATCATATGGATCGGCGCAAGATGGACAGCGTCGTGCCGGTCTCACCGTCATCGACTGCGGGCAACGAACCGATCCTCGACCTGAGCTCCGGGTATGTGCAGCGGGCGGCAGACCTTCTCCCTCGACAAGGCGCGAGCGCCCCGTGGAAGGTGAAGCAGAACTACCTCCGCGACCTGTTGGCGTTCCGTACCGGTCGAATCGACGACGGTGTTCTGCGCTTTGGGCGGCGTGATTTGGCTGCAGAGAGAGCGGCATGA
- a CDS encoding TetR/AcrR family transcriptional regulator: protein MFHSYHFPELNDNACCHCQYCYSARMTATTKRWTGQTLDARRAERRTMLIQAAVRLYGSQGFHSTGVRAICREAGLTERYFYENFAHGEALLLAAFDQVIAAVLTQIVVADDPTLPTEDRTRRMLSAYFATLRANPTTARVFLVEIVGVDPSIDDAIRRSMHDLSEPLFAALDPDDRGPVRANTMLRRGVEGGLLHIALAWGAENYERPLEEAVAAAWILCVTARPST, encoded by the coding sequence ATGTTCCACTCCTACCATTTTCCCGAACTGAATGACAATGCTTGTTGTCATTGTCAATATTGCTACTCTGCCCGAATGACGGCGACGACAAAACGGTGGACCGGGCAGACGCTTGACGCTCGACGGGCTGAGCGGCGCACGATGCTGATACAGGCGGCCGTTCGCCTGTATGGCTCGCAGGGGTTCCACAGCACGGGCGTGCGCGCGATCTGTCGCGAGGCAGGCCTTACCGAACGTTATTTTTACGAGAATTTTGCGCATGGGGAGGCGCTGCTACTCGCTGCGTTCGATCAGGTGATCGCCGCAGTGTTGACGCAGATCGTTGTGGCCGACGATCCCACCCTACCGACTGAAGATCGTACCAGACGGATGCTAAGCGCATATTTCGCGACGCTACGCGCTAATCCCACCACGGCGCGCGTGTTTCTCGTTGAAATCGTCGGCGTAGATCCGTCGATCGACGATGCAATTCGACGTTCAATGCATGACCTGTCCGAGCCGCTCTTTGCCGCCCTCGATCCCGATGATCGCGGCCCCGTCAGAGCCAATACGATGCTCCGACGCGGTGTCGAAGGAGGGCTGTTACACATCGCCCTCGCCTGGGGCGCCGAGAACTATGAGCGCCCTTTGGAGGAGGCTGTCGCCGCGGCTTGGATCCTATGCGTGACGGCGCGACCAAGTACATAG
- a CDS encoding ABC transporter ATP-binding protein: MLELTGVTHVYANGTRALDDVSVSIPAGMFGLLGPNGAGKSTLMRTVATLQTPTAGTIRFGDIDVVASPEDLRATLGYLPQDFGVYPRVSAYDMLDHMAVLKGVHSAADRRATVETLLAQTNLWTHRKKAIAGFSGGMRQRFGIAQALIGNPRLIIVDEPTAGLDPEERNRFLNLLAEIGENVVVILSTHIVEDVADLCPRMAVLAAGRIQLEGAPLDLMARTRGQVWAKTVAPGALDAVREAHEVISSRLFAGRTVVHVLADHDPGDGFTPTAGGLEDVYFSTLARSRRAAPVAA, from the coding sequence ATGCTTGAACTGACAGGGGTCACCCACGTCTACGCCAATGGCACCCGCGCGCTCGACGACGTCAGCGTGTCGATCCCGGCGGGTATGTTCGGACTGCTCGGACCCAACGGCGCCGGCAAGTCGACGCTGATGCGGACGGTAGCGACGCTCCAGACGCCGACTGCGGGCACTATCCGCTTCGGCGACATCGACGTGGTGGCCAGCCCTGAGGACCTGCGTGCGACGCTCGGCTACCTGCCCCAGGATTTCGGCGTCTACCCGCGAGTCTCCGCCTACGACATGCTCGACCACATGGCGGTGCTGAAGGGGGTGCACTCGGCCGCCGACCGGCGCGCCACCGTCGAGACGCTGCTCGCCCAGACCAACCTCTGGACGCACCGGAAGAAGGCGATCGCCGGCTTCTCCGGCGGCATGCGCCAGCGGTTCGGGATCGCGCAGGCGCTGATCGGCAACCCGCGCCTGATCATCGTCGACGAGCCCACCGCCGGCCTCGACCCCGAAGAGCGCAACCGCTTCCTCAACCTCCTGGCCGAGATCGGCGAGAACGTCGTCGTGATCCTGTCGACCCACATCGTCGAGGACGTGGCGGACCTGTGCCCGCGCATGGCGGTGCTGGCGGCGGGGCGCATCCAACTCGAGGGCGCGCCGCTCGACCTGATGGCACGGACCCGCGGGCAAGTTTGGGCGAAGACGGTCGCGCCGGGCGCGCTGGACGCGGTGCGGGAGGCGCACGAGGTCATCTCCTCTCGACTGTTCGCCGGGCGCACGGTGGTCCACGTCCTCGCCGACCACGATCCCGGCGACGGCTTCACCCCTACGGCAGGGGGCCTGGAGGACGTGTACTTCTCCACCCTCGCCCGCTCGCGCCGCGCCGCCCCCGTCGCGGCCTGA
- a CDS encoding ABC transporter permease/M1 family aminopeptidase, producing MFGAIARFELRYQLRNPVFWAVAILFLLLTFGSVTVEQISLGSGGSVHKNASTAIARTHFIMSLFFMFVTTAFVANVVVRDDESGFGQMVRSTRVTKATYLLARFLGAYGAAAIAFVVVPLAMWLGTLMPWVDPETLGPNRAGDYLYAYLLLGLPNLFLTAGIFFAVATMTRSMTYSYLAVIAFLVVYLTLIGITAEKPEWRETIAYLEPFGIGAFGWLTRYWTPAEANAAMPAFAGVLAANRVIAVMLGGLALVVAWWRFSFTERGASKRRLRREQRRAAKLAATPPRVAASLPATDPAHAGTTQLLARIRFEMALIFRSPGFVIMLAVGLANTVASLLVAGERYGTPLYPMTFTVIGTLQGAFTIMPLIIAIYYAGELVWRDRERGMHEIVDATALPNWAYLVPKVLAVAGVLVTTLLASVVAGIVVQLFRGPVTPALGEYLAWYVLPFAADFVILAVLAVFIQALSPNKYVGWALMVVYLVATSVFTTIGWDHPLYLYGSTGTLRLSDMNGDQIGAARGWWLRLYWGGWALALAVTAHLLWRRGTDVKLGHRLRLAPRRLRGTPGVVLVVALVTVAASGAYAWRQMDVLNIYRSAPDQDARAAAYEKKYLRYAGLRQPTLTDIRLTIALHPAARRMEAEGSYAWVNDTGAPLRDLHVRLQDDRTRLVAVTIPGAWLVSDDDDNQYRIYRFERPVAPGATGTLGFRTERVDRGFAANDDDTRLVANGTFLNNREFAPTLGMDRSGLLQDRTKRRKYGLPAELRPAKLEDISAQWSNYVHTDWVRSDITLSTDADQVPIAPGRKVADAVANGRRTARFVSGAPILSFFSIQSARYAEKARVADGVRLSVLYHPAHAYNVDRMLAAMQAALGYYRENFGPYQFPYARIVEFPGYASFAQAFAGTVPYSERIGFIADARSADRIDYVTYITAHELGHQYWAHQVISADMQGGTVWVETMAQYSALMVMKRLYGPDKIRRFLKYELDYYLRGRRGEAVEELPLARVENQPYIHYNKGSVALYLLQDRLGEARVNAMLRGLLDRYRFKGRPYARSTNLVAGFASLARDGQERQLVADLFERIVLWDFEAKNATTRRLPDGRWETLLTVNAAKFTANGQGVETPVPFADTIDVGAFASRPGLAAFSRADVLAMERRPLRSGGQQVRIVTAARPAFVGVDPYNKYIDRNSDDNLVAPF from the coding sequence ATGTTCGGCGCCATCGCCCGCTTCGAGCTACGCTACCAGCTCCGCAACCCCGTCTTCTGGGCGGTCGCGATCCTGTTCCTCCTCCTGACCTTCGGGTCGGTGACGGTGGAGCAGATCTCGCTCGGCAGCGGCGGCAGCGTCCACAAGAACGCCTCCACCGCGATCGCGCGGACGCACTTCATCATGTCGCTGTTCTTCATGTTCGTGACCACCGCCTTTGTGGCGAACGTGGTGGTTCGCGACGACGAGAGCGGCTTCGGGCAGATGGTCCGGTCGACCCGGGTCACCAAGGCGACCTATCTCCTCGCCCGCTTCCTCGGCGCCTACGGGGCGGCGGCAATCGCCTTCGTCGTGGTGCCGCTGGCGATGTGGCTCGGCACGCTGATGCCGTGGGTCGATCCCGAGACGCTGGGCCCGAACCGGGCCGGCGACTATCTCTACGCCTATCTCCTCCTCGGCCTGCCCAACCTGTTCCTGACCGCGGGCATCTTCTTCGCGGTCGCGACCATGACCCGGTCGATGACCTACAGCTACCTCGCGGTGATCGCCTTCCTGGTGGTCTACCTTACCCTGATCGGCATCACCGCGGAAAAGCCGGAATGGCGGGAGACGATCGCCTATCTCGAACCGTTCGGGATCGGGGCGTTTGGCTGGCTGACCCGCTACTGGACCCCGGCCGAGGCGAACGCGGCCATGCCCGCCTTCGCGGGCGTGCTCGCCGCCAACCGGGTCATCGCCGTGATGCTGGGGGGGCTGGCGCTGGTGGTCGCGTGGTGGCGCTTCTCCTTCACCGAGCGCGGCGCGTCGAAGCGCCGCCTGCGTCGCGAGCAGCGCCGCGCGGCGAAGCTCGCCGCCACCCCGCCGCGCGTCGCCGCCTCGCTGCCCGCGACCGACCCGGCGCATGCGGGCACCACCCAGCTCCTCGCGCGCATCCGGTTCGAGATGGCGCTGATCTTCAGGAGCCCGGGCTTCGTCATCATGCTGGCGGTCGGCCTCGCCAACACGGTCGCCTCGCTACTAGTCGCGGGCGAGCGCTACGGCACCCCGCTCTACCCGATGACCTTCACCGTCATCGGCACCCTCCAGGGCGCATTTACGATCATGCCGCTGATCATCGCCATCTACTACGCTGGCGAGCTGGTGTGGCGCGACCGCGAGCGCGGCATGCACGAAATCGTCGACGCCACCGCGCTGCCGAACTGGGCGTACCTCGTCCCCAAGGTGCTGGCGGTGGCCGGCGTGCTGGTCACGACCCTGCTCGCCTCGGTCGTCGCGGGGATCGTCGTGCAGCTTTTCCGCGGCCCGGTGACGCCGGCGCTCGGCGAGTATCTCGCCTGGTACGTTCTGCCGTTCGCGGCGGACTTTGTGATCCTCGCCGTGCTCGCGGTGTTCATCCAGGCGCTCAGCCCAAACAAGTACGTCGGCTGGGCGCTGATGGTGGTCTACCTCGTCGCGACCAGCGTGTTCACGACGATCGGCTGGGACCACCCGCTCTACCTCTACGGCTCGACCGGGACGCTGCGGCTGTCAGACATGAACGGCGACCAGATCGGCGCGGCACGCGGATGGTGGCTGCGGCTCTACTGGGGCGGGTGGGCGCTGGCGCTAGCGGTGACGGCGCACCTTCTCTGGCGGCGCGGGACCGACGTGAAGCTCGGCCACCGGCTCCGCCTCGCGCCGCGGCGGCTCCGGGGGACGCCGGGGGTGGTGCTGGTGGTCGCGCTGGTCACCGTCGCGGCGAGCGGGGCCTATGCCTGGCGCCAGATGGACGTCCTCAACATATATCGCAGCGCCCCCGATCAGGACGCGCGGGCCGCGGCCTATGAGAAGAAGTATCTCCGCTATGCGGGGCTGCGCCAGCCGACGCTGACCGACATCCGGCTGACCATCGCGCTCCACCCCGCCGCGCGGCGGATGGAGGCGGAGGGCAGCTACGCCTGGGTCAACGACACCGGCGCGCCGCTCCGCGACCTGCACGTCCGCCTGCAGGACGACCGCACCCGGCTGGTCGCGGTGACGATCCCCGGTGCGTGGCTGGTCAGCGACGACGACGACAACCAGTACCGTATCTACCGCTTCGAGCGGCCGGTCGCACCGGGGGCGACCGGCACGCTCGGCTTCCGTACCGAGCGGGTCGACCGCGGCTTCGCGGCCAACGACGACGACACGCGCCTGGTCGCCAACGGCACCTTCCTCAACAACCGCGAGTTCGCGCCGACCCTCGGCATGGACCGCAGCGGGCTGCTCCAGGACCGGACCAAGCGCCGCAAGTACGGCCTCCCGGCGGAACTGCGCCCGGCCAAGCTGGAGGATATTTCCGCACAGTGGAGCAACTACGTCCACACCGACTGGGTGCGGTCGGATATCACCTTGTCGACCGATGCTGACCAGGTACCGATCGCGCCCGGTCGCAAGGTGGCGGACGCGGTCGCCAACGGCCGCCGCACCGCGCGCTTCGTGTCGGGCGCGCCGATCCTGTCCTTCTTCTCGATCCAGTCGGCACGTTATGCCGAAAAGGCGCGGGTCGCCGACGGGGTCCGCCTGTCGGTCCTCTATCACCCCGCCCATGCCTACAACGTCGACCGGATGCTGGCTGCTATGCAGGCCGCGCTCGGCTATTACCGGGAAAATTTCGGGCCTTATCAGTTCCCCTATGCCCGGATCGTCGAGTTCCCCGGCTATGCCAGCTTCGCGCAGGCGTTCGCGGGGACGGTGCCCTATTCCGAGCGGATCGGCTTCATCGCCGACGCGCGCTCGGCCGACCGGATCGACTACGTCACCTACATCACCGCACACGAGCTGGGGCACCAATATTGGGCGCACCAGGTGATCAGCGCCGACATGCAGGGCGGCACCGTGTGGGTGGAGACCATGGCGCAATATTCGGCGCTCATGGTGATGAAGCGGCTCTACGGCCCCGACAAGATCAGGCGGTTCCTGAAGTACGAGCTAGACTACTATCTGCGCGGCCGCCGCGGCGAGGCGGTGGAGGAACTGCCGCTCGCCCGCGTCGAGAACCAGCCCTACATCCACTACAACAAGGGATCGGTGGCGCTGTACCTGCTCCAGGACCGGCTGGGCGAGGCACGGGTCAACGCGATGCTGCGCGGGCTGCTCGACCGCTACCGGTTCAAGGGGCGGCCTTATGCGCGCTCGACCAACCTCGTCGCCGGCTTCGCGTCGCTGGCGCGCGACGGGCAGGAACGGCAGCTGGTCGCCGACCTGTTCGAGCGGATTGTGCTGTGGGACTTCGAGGCGAAGAACGCGACCACCCGCCGCCTGCCCGACGGAAGGTGGGAGACGCTGCTGACCGTGAACGCCGCCAAGTTCACCGCCAACGGCCAGGGGGTCGAGACGCCCGTTCCCTTCGCCGACACAATCGACGTCGGCGCGTTCGCGTCGCGGCCGGGGCTCGCCGCCTTCTCAAGGGCGGACGTGCTGGCGATGGAGCGCCGCCCGCTCCGCAGCGGCGGGCAGCAGGTGCGGATCGTCACCGCGGCGCGGCCGGCGTTCGTTGGGGTCGACCCGTACAACAAGTATATCGATCGAAACAGCGACGACAATTTAGTGGCACCTTTCTGA